A window from Candidatus Bathyarchaeota archaeon encodes these proteins:
- a CDS encoding SDR family NAD(P)-dependent oxidoreductase, giving the protein MNAVVTGGAGFIGSHLVDRLLQEGHTVTVVDNMSCGRMENLAQHAGNTRLVVHQVDIKDAEALNRIFSGHDVVFHLAAQANIRKSLLDHRSDLDNNLIGTLNVLDAMIKNGVSDLVFASTSAVYGEATLRPTPETYFPYQTSLYGASKLACEAYTEAYTEFAPLKFWAFRFANVIGERCRRGVIWDFTHKLKNNPSELEILGDGKQSKEYLHVKDCVEGILIGYRRAHGKTNIFNLGLEEQTSVDHVADLIMDELGLDKTKVPRRYSGGNRGWIGDNPQVVLSIEKIKKHGWKQSVPSEEAIRQTARWTLQHL; this is encoded by the coding sequence ATGAATGCAGTAGTGACAGGCGGCGCAGGATTCATAGGTAGCCACCTTGTTGACCGTCTACTCCAAGAAGGTCACACGGTGACGGTTGTTGACAATATGTCCTGTGGTCGCATGGAAAATCTGGCTCAACATGCAGGGAACACTCGGTTGGTAGTCCACCAAGTTGACATAAAAGACGCTGAAGCCTTAAATCGAATTTTCAGCGGACACGATGTTGTGTTCCATTTAGCCGCCCAAGCTAACATCCGAAAAAGCCTTCTTGACCATCGTTCCGACCTAGACAACAACCTCATCGGAACCCTCAACGTTTTGGACGCCATGATAAAGAACGGCGTCTCTGACCTCGTTTTTGCTTCCACATCCGCGGTTTATGGCGAAGCAACCCTGCGGCCCACCCCTGAAACCTATTTCCCCTACCAAACCTCGCTTTATGGCGCTTCAAAACTTGCCTGTGAAGCATACACTGAAGCCTACACAGAGTTTGCACCCCTAAAGTTTTGGGCCTTCCGTTTCGCAAACGTTATCGGTGAACGTTGCAGACGCGGCGTAATCTGGGATTTCACTCATAAACTCAAAAATAACCCCTCCGAACTCGAAATTTTAGGCGACGGAAAACAAAGCAAAGAATACCTGCATGTTAAGGACTGTGTGGAAGGCATTTTGATTGGCTACAGACGCGCCCATGGCAAAACCAACATTTTCAATTTAGGCTTAGAAGAACAAACCAGTGTGGACCATGTCGCAGACCTTATCATGGACGAGCTGGGTTTAGATAAAACCAAAGTCCCCCGTCGCTACAGTGGTGGAAATCGCGGCTGGATTGGCGATAATCCTCAAGTCGTTTTGTCCATTGAAAAGATAAAGAAGCACGGTTGGAAGCAGTCGGTGCCTTCTGAAGAAGCAATTAGACAAACCGCCCGATGGACCCTACAGCACCTTTAG
- a CDS encoding SDR family oxidoreductase, with translation MKLKDKVALVTGGGRGIGQAVALAFAREGAQIVVASRTRSELNDTVNQIKTLGAEAASKEVDVSNPDSVNSLVDFAVDRFSKIDVLVNCAGMFGPIGPLFKNDVAKWIATINVNLIGTVLCCKSVLPFMIKQRSGKIINMSGGGAANPHPNFSAYGASKAAVVRFTETISEELKDYNIQVNAIAPGGIATSLQDDVIAAGELAGKEGLANAQKIKATGGTPMEKPVSLAVFLASKESDWLSGKLISAVWDDWQNMPRTVALSDIYTLRRVTKNWIEG, from the coding sequence TTGAAGCTTAAAGATAAAGTTGCGTTAGTTACAGGCGGAGGCAGAGGCATTGGGCAGGCTGTTGCTTTAGCGTTTGCCCGTGAAGGCGCCCAAATCGTGGTCGCTTCTCGAACCCGCTCCGAGCTTAACGACACAGTTAATCAAATCAAAACATTAGGCGCAGAAGCTGCTTCAAAAGAAGTAGATGTCTCAAACCCTGACAGCGTCAACAGCTTAGTTGATTTTGCTGTAGATAGGTTTTCTAAAATTGACGTACTGGTGAACTGTGCAGGTATGTTTGGCCCCATAGGTCCCCTATTCAAAAATGACGTCGCCAAATGGATAGCAACCATTAACGTAAACCTAATCGGGACAGTTCTTTGCTGCAAATCGGTTTTGCCGTTTATGATTAAGCAGCGTTCGGGAAAAATCATCAACATGTCAGGCGGAGGCGCAGCTAACCCACACCCTAACTTCTCAGCGTATGGAGCCTCCAAGGCGGCTGTGGTACGTTTCACTGAAACCATAAGTGAAGAACTAAAAGACTACAACATACAAGTTAACGCCATTGCCCCTGGGGGTATAGCGACAAGTCTTCAAGATGATGTTATAGCTGCTGGCGAATTAGCCGGCAAAGAAGGACTTGCTAACGCCCAAAAAATCAAGGCAACCGGCGGAACCCCCATGGAGAAACCGGTGTCGCTTGCGGTTTTTCTTGCTTCTAAAGAGTCTGATTGGTTGAGTGGCAAACTGATTAGTGCAGTTTGGGATGACTGGCAGAATATGCCTCGGACTGTGGCTTTATCTGACATTTACACGCTTAGGCGTGTTACAAAAAACTGGATTGAAGGTTAA
- a CDS encoding nucleotidyltransferase family protein, with protein MYAIVLAGGYAKRLWPLTQNTPKALLPIAGKPILDYIIEKIDALKPPLSKIVLSTNMLFQSQFQAWLDSRGYSNIELVPDDTVSEAQKPGAVKALSSIILSSPLDDVLVLAGDGMFNDDLTGMLDAFYRRNAPVVATYEVADVEEAKRCAVVALDKEGKIVEFTEKPSNPKTLLVGGAVYMFPKSISKLFNEYLTLGLPMDQPGHFLEWLYQRVPVYGYTLADPLWDIGTHEAYRACNEHFSASGKCTLEA; from the coding sequence GTGTACGCTATTGTTCTTGCTGGAGGATACGCAAAGCGCCTCTGGCCTCTAACTCAAAACACCCCCAAAGCACTTCTACCTATAGCCGGTAAACCCATACTTGACTACATTATCGAAAAAATCGATGCACTCAAGCCTCCCCTGAGCAAGATTGTGTTATCTACCAACATGCTGTTTCAGTCGCAGTTTCAGGCTTGGCTAGACAGCCGTGGATACTCTAACATTGAGCTTGTACCCGACGACACTGTGAGCGAGGCGCAAAAACCTGGCGCTGTCAAAGCCCTTTCAAGCATCATTTTGTCCTCTCCGCTTGACGATGTTTTGGTGTTGGCGGGCGATGGTATGTTCAACGATGACTTGACTGGCATGTTAGATGCCTTTTACCGCAGAAACGCCCCCGTAGTAGCTACCTATGAGGTGGCTGATGTTGAGGAAGCTAAGAGATGTGCGGTTGTAGCCCTCGACAAGGAGGGGAAAATCGTGGAGTTCACCGAGAAACCCTCTAACCCCAAAACTCTACTCGTAGGCGGCGCTGTTTACATGTTTCCAAAGTCGATAAGCAAGCTGTTTAACGAGTATTTGACGTTGGGTTTGCCGATGGATCAGCCGGGGCATTTTTTGGAATGGCTCTATCAGCGTGTTCCCGTTTATGGTTATACTTTGGCAGATCCATTGTGGGACATTGGAACCCATGAGGCTTACAGGGCATGCAACGAACACTTCAGTGCTTCGGGTAAATGTACGCTTGAAGCTTAA
- a CDS encoding HAD family hydrolase — protein MIDAVFLDRDGVINQLVFFPEYGLIDSPLNPASYKLIPGAAQAIRAFNELGIKVIVVSNQPAIAKGKTTLELFDKICQKMKHLLEKQHAFVDAEYYCLHHPKAKDPELRTICDCRKPRPGLILKAAEDFSLDLSNCYMIGDGLTDIQAGNAAGCKSILIGQKKCDCCRLMEEMDAKPDIIASSLLEASEIIKSEVTKQWKYSLIPQI, from the coding sequence ATGATTGACGCAGTTTTTCTAGACAGAGACGGCGTAATTAATCAACTCGTCTTTTTCCCCGAGTACGGTTTAATAGATTCACCTCTAAACCCCGCAAGCTACAAACTCATCCCTGGCGCAGCCCAAGCTATCCGCGCCTTCAACGAGTTAGGCATCAAAGTTATAGTGGTATCTAACCAGCCTGCAATCGCTAAAGGTAAAACAACGCTGGAACTTTTTGATAAAATCTGCCAAAAAATGAAGCATCTTCTCGAAAAGCAACATGCCTTCGTAGACGCGGAATATTACTGTCTGCATCACCCCAAAGCAAAAGACCCCGAATTACGAACCATCTGCGACTGCCGCAAACCACGCCCTGGCTTAATCCTCAAGGCTGCTGAAGACTTCAGTTTGGACCTCTCGAATTGCTACATGATTGGTGATGGCTTAACTGACATTCAAGCGGGGAACGCTGCGGGGTGTAAATCAATTTTGATTGGACAAAAAAAATGTGACTGCTGTAGGCTCATGGAGGAAATGGACGCGAAACCCGACATAATCGCGTCTAGCCTGCTTGAAGCCTCAGAAATTATTAAAAGTGAAGTGACTAAACAATGGAAATATTCCTTGATACCGCAAATATAG
- a CDS encoding galactokinase — MIVSKTPLRLTLGGGGTDLPSYSSNYGGFVVTSAINKYIYLVINQRFEEPIRASYSITEIVSPITNIKHPVIREALQMLQLKSNLEIISIAELPAETGLGSSSSFTVGLLHALHMYKDEHLTRQMLAEEACRLQMEILKEPCGFQDTFIATFGGFICLDIKPSGQVVVSPLSIPDEAIRELENNLVFFYTGIKRSSSTVLCEQGFAVKKDGSKELEAMHQIKEIGFKVKKSLEKGDITEFGRLQHEHWLVKKQTSNTISNNAIDKWYTRGLENGALGGKLMGAGGGGFLMFYCENGRDKLRKAMAKEGLREVAFCFEPDGSKISLHL; from the coding sequence TTGATTGTAAGCAAAACCCCTCTTCGATTAACATTAGGCGGCGGCGGAACCGATTTGCCATCGTACAGCTCAAATTATGGTGGATTCGTGGTAACCTCAGCTATAAACAAATACATTTACCTAGTGATTAACCAACGATTCGAAGAACCCATCCGCGCAAGCTATTCCATAACTGAAATCGTGTCACCCATAACAAACATCAAGCACCCCGTTATCCGCGAAGCCCTCCAGATGCTACAACTAAAAAGCAACTTGGAAATAATCTCTATTGCTGAACTGCCTGCTGAAACGGGATTAGGGTCTTCTAGCAGCTTTACAGTGGGGCTTCTGCATGCGCTTCACATGTACAAAGACGAGCATTTAACTCGACAGATGTTAGCTGAGGAAGCCTGCCGTTTACAGATGGAGATTCTAAAAGAACCCTGCGGCTTCCAAGACACCTTCATTGCAACATTTGGCGGATTCATCTGCCTTGACATAAAACCCAGCGGACAAGTTGTGGTTTCTCCGCTTAGCATCCCCGATGAAGCAATCCGGGAACTCGAAAACAACTTGGTCTTCTTCTACACCGGAATCAAACGCAGTTCCTCTACAGTGTTATGCGAGCAAGGCTTTGCGGTCAAAAAAGACGGCTCAAAAGAACTTGAGGCGATGCATCAAATCAAAGAAATCGGCTTCAAAGTAAAAAAATCGCTCGAAAAAGGAGACATAACCGAGTTCGGCAGGCTACAACATGAGCACTGGCTGGTTAAAAAACAAACTTCAAACACGATTTCTAACAACGCCATAGACAAATGGTATACACGGGGTCTTGAAAACGGTGCCTTAGGCGGGAAACTTATGGGTGCAGGCGGCGGAGGCTTTTTGATGTTTTATTGCGAGAATGGACGCGACAAACTGCGCAAAGCCATGGCGAAGGAAGGCTTACGGGAAGTTGCTTTCTGTTTTGAACCTGATGGCTCAAAAATATCTCTCCATCTTTAG
- the hypE gene encoding hydrogenase expression/formation protein HypE encodes MPDNKEKITMLHGAGGTVMHDLVKNYVVKAFGGIGNAEVPLEAMDDAAVVGDTVIKSDSHAVKPIFFPGGDIGRIAISGTVNDIAAVGAQPFALACGLILEEGLLISDFERILASMRQTCLEADVGIVTGDTKVVEKGALGGCVMNVSGIGKRTPALEHNLSVARQYRSVAARWTLDSNLAAGDKIILTGAIADHGLAVLSAQQGLSFASKIESDVKPLNRMIQKLFAEVGGVVAVKDPTRGGLADASNEWTEKSKVGILIHEDKVPIHPDVQTACDMLGLDPLEVGNEGKYIIGVVAEKAQEALAFLKQTPEGKEAQIIGEATKEFRGVAMQTVVGGKRIIARPVGDPVPRIC; translated from the coding sequence ATGCCAGATAACAAAGAAAAAATCACGATGCTCCACGGCGCAGGCGGCACAGTAATGCATGACCTCGTCAAAAACTACGTCGTCAAAGCCTTCGGCGGCATAGGAAACGCAGAAGTGCCCCTAGAAGCCATGGATGACGCGGCAGTGGTTGGCGACACCGTAATAAAAAGCGACAGCCACGCCGTAAAACCCATCTTCTTCCCCGGCGGCGACATTGGACGCATCGCCATATCCGGCACCGTCAACGACATAGCAGCAGTCGGCGCCCAACCCTTCGCTTTAGCCTGCGGATTAATCCTTGAAGAAGGCTTGCTCATTTCTGATTTTGAACGCATCCTTGCCAGCATGCGACAAACCTGCCTTGAAGCCGACGTTGGCATTGTCACTGGCGACACCAAAGTCGTAGAGAAAGGCGCACTTGGCGGCTGCGTCATGAATGTTTCAGGCATTGGCAAACGCACCCCCGCCTTAGAACACAACCTAAGCGTTGCTAGACAGTATCGCAGCGTCGCGGCTCGATGGACCTTAGACTCTAACCTTGCGGCAGGCGATAAAATCATACTCACTGGCGCCATAGCAGACCACGGCTTAGCCGTCCTATCCGCGCAGCAGGGATTATCGTTTGCTAGCAAAATAGAATCCGACGTAAAACCCCTCAACCGCATGATACAGAAACTATTCGCCGAAGTCGGAGGCGTAGTCGCAGTAAAAGACCCCACTCGAGGCGGCTTAGCGGATGCCAGCAACGAGTGGACAGAGAAATCCAAAGTTGGCATCCTAATCCACGAAGACAAAGTCCCCATTCACCCAGATGTGCAGACAGCCTGTGACATGCTCGGATTAGACCCCCTAGAAGTGGGAAATGAAGGCAAATACATCATAGGCGTCGTCGCAGAGAAAGCTCAAGAAGCCTTGGCGTTTCTTAAACAGACCCCTGAGGGCAAAGAAGCACAGATAATCGGAGAAGCCACCAAAGAGTTCCGGGGCGTAGCCATGCAGACAGTTGTTGGTGGCAAACGTATCATTGCGCGTCCAGTCGGCGACCCCGTCCCAAGAATCTGCTAA
- the hypD gene encoding hydrogenase formation protein HypD has translation MARRIKTLASKMGEVKICHVCGTHEWTITHYGLRSLLPSNVEVIAGPGCPVCVIPASEIDEAVQLAKQGKVITCFGDVLRVPGSESSLIEAKATGADVRVVYATSDAVAMAKAEPDKEFVFFAVGFETTAPSTAVEALGDLPSNFSFLICHRLIPPAMELLLGIDDLQIDGFIAPGHVSAITGLKPYELFTREYRMPVVVAGFEPLDVLMAVYMILKQVSETDARLENEYPRVVKPEGNPKALEMIKKAFTVADGNWRGIGNLANSALKLRPTLSQYDARLKYDVHVEHGRDLQTGCQCHRVIIGKIKPNQCPLFLKECTPQKPVGACMVSSEGTCRVWAKNAATV, from the coding sequence ATAGCCCGAAGAATCAAAACTTTAGCCTCCAAAATGGGCGAAGTTAAAATCTGCCACGTCTGTGGAACACACGAATGGACCATAACCCACTACGGTCTACGCAGCCTTCTACCCTCAAACGTCGAAGTCATCGCGGGACCTGGCTGCCCCGTCTGCGTCATCCCCGCATCAGAAATCGACGAAGCCGTACAACTCGCAAAACAAGGCAAAGTCATCACCTGCTTCGGCGACGTCTTACGCGTGCCAGGCAGCGAATCCTCCCTCATAGAAGCAAAAGCAACCGGCGCCGATGTCCGAGTGGTCTACGCAACCTCCGACGCCGTAGCAATGGCGAAGGCTGAACCTGACAAGGAATTCGTGTTTTTCGCAGTCGGATTTGAAACCACTGCGCCATCCACCGCGGTTGAAGCGTTAGGTGATTTGCCAAGCAACTTTAGTTTTTTGATTTGTCACCGCCTAATCCCGCCTGCCATGGAGCTGCTGCTCGGTATTGATGACCTCCAAATCGACGGCTTCATCGCGCCTGGACACGTCAGTGCCATCACGGGTTTAAAACCTTATGAGTTGTTCACACGGGAGTATCGGATGCCCGTGGTTGTGGCAGGGTTCGAACCCCTCGACGTCTTAATGGCCGTCTACATGATTCTAAAACAGGTCAGCGAAACAGACGCTAGACTCGAAAACGAGTATCCACGCGTCGTTAAACCCGAAGGCAACCCCAAAGCCCTAGAAATGATAAAGAAAGCCTTCACCGTAGCTGACGGCAACTGGCGCGGCATCGGTAACCTCGCCAACTCTGCCCTAAAACTCCGCCCAACCCTCTCCCAGTACGACGCTCGCCTCAAATATGACGTTCACGTCGAGCACGGCAGAGACCTCCAGACGGGCTGCCAATGTCACCGCGTCATAATCGGAAAAATCAAACCCAACCAATGCCCCCTCTTCCTCAAAGAATGCACACCGCAAAAACCCGTAGGTGCTTGCATGGTTAGTAGCGAAGGTACTTGCCGTGTCTGGGCAAAAAATGCCGCAACTGTTTAA
- a CDS encoding HypC/HybG/HupF family hydrogenase formation chaperone, whose amino-acid sequence MCLAIPAKVMDLSGDKAHVDFGQGVLREVNISLVNVKVGDYVLVHAGYAIQLIEENDAKETLSLWNDILAKGQE is encoded by the coding sequence ATGTGTTTAGCTATTCCCGCCAAAGTTATGGACTTAAGCGGCGACAAAGCCCACGTGGACTTCGGACAGGGTGTACTGCGCGAGGTCAACATTTCGCTGGTAAACGTTAAAGTCGGCGATTACGTGCTGGTACACGCAGGATACGCCATTCAGCTAATCGAAGAAAACGACGCCAAAGAAACCCTCAGCCTCTGGAATGACATTTTAGCCAAAGGACAAGAATAG